A single genomic interval of Lathyrus oleraceus cultivar Zhongwan6 chromosome 7, CAAS_Psat_ZW6_1.0, whole genome shotgun sequence harbors:
- the LOC127103459 gene encoding uncharacterized protein LOC127103459: protein MGLDDAIYGTVRSNLLVTDPLPNLNRVYSTMIQEERVRMMTRTTEERKEVISLAIQTNGRAVKGRWDGKYKFMSCTHCHRAGHDAGSCFQLVGYPEWWGDRPKNEGKSGGRGKSLQQAGTGRGRGGIVRATVNVVHTGGTSAETGVSHEDGFGLAGISAEQLLSLIGFLNVHKANSNDKMIGECDMNTWIIDTGCSNHMTGNLNRMRELRDIQSCSVGLPNGEHASAIKEGSIVLEGGLKLDNVLFVPKLKCNLISVSQMMNELKCVIQFTDKLCVVQDRTSRTLIGAVDDYSCVVWVYLLTDKREVSTMLHNFLALVERQFNKQVKIFRSDNWTEFICMRKYFLDHGIIFQTSCTGTPQQNGRVERKHRHILNVARALRFQGNLPIKFWGEFILTAGYLINRTPSTILNGKTPYEMLHGQQLEYEHLKIIGSLCYAHNQRRDGDKFASRSKKCMFIGYPYGKKGWKLFDSETENIFVSRDVEFIETEFPFVVATTLRKDDLPNNWNFAESVHDAIDDIDEIDHTLSIQRSNDMGVENIRSVLDVGIEAGTSQYTNIDETMLSSTTSTTSTNEKVDD, encoded by the exons ATGGGATTGGATGATGCAATTTACGGGACTGTTCGATCAAATCTTCTTGTAACAGATCCACTGCCCAATCTCAATAGGGTATACTCAACAATGATTCAAGAAGAAAGGGTGAGAATGATGACTAGAACCACAGAAGAAAGAAAAGAAGTGATAAGCTTAGCTATTCAAACAAACGGACGTGCAGTCAAAGGAAGATGGGATGGAAAATACAAGTTTATGTCTTGTACACATTGTCATCGAGCAGGACATGACGCAGGAAGTTGTTTTCAACTTGTTGGTTATCCCGAGTGGTGGGGAGACAGGCCAAAAAATGAAGGGAAAAGTGGTGGACGAGGCAAGTCACTGCAGCAAGCAGGAACTGGACGAGGAAGAGGAGGAATTGTGCGTGCAACTGTGAATGTTGTACACACGGGTGGAACAAGTGCAGAAACTGGGGTTTCACACGAAGATGGTTTTGGCTTGGCTGGAATCAGTGCAGAACAATTGCTATCGTTGATAGGATTTTTAAATGTTCATAAAGCAAACTCCAATGACAAGATGATAGGTGAGTGCGATATGAATACATGGATAATTGACACAGGTTGTTCTAACCACATGACTGGAAACTTGAATCGTATGCGAGAACTAAGAGATATTCAAAGTTGTTCGGTTGGCCTACCTAATGGAGAACATGCTTCAGCAATCAAAGAAGGAAGTATAGTGTTGGAAGGAGGGTTAAAACTTGATAATGTTCTCTTTGTGCCAAAATTGAAATGCAACTTGATATCTGTTTCACAAATGATGAATGAATTAAAATGTGTCATTCAATTCACTGATAAGTTATGTGTTGTGCAGGACCGTACTTCAAGGACGCTGATTGGAGCGG TCGATGATTATTCATGTGTTGTATGGGTATATTTGTTGACTGATAAACGAGAAGTCTCGACAATGCTTCATAATTTTTTGGCTTTAGTTGAGAGGCAATTCAATAAACAAGTAAAAATATTTAGAAGTGATAATTGGACGGAATTCATATGCATGAGAAAGTATTTTCTTGACCATGGTATAATTTTTCAAACATCTTGTACCGGAACACCCCAACAAAATGGGAGAGTAGAACGAAAACATAGACATATTTTGAATGTGGCACGGGCATTGCGGTTTCAAGGTAATCTCCCAATTAAGTTTTGGGGAGAATTCATTTTAACCGCGGGATATCTAATTAACCGAACTCCTTCCACTATTCTGAACGGAAAAACCCCTTATGAAATGCTTCATGGACAGCAACTTGAATATGAACATTTGAAAATAATAGGCTCCCTATGTTATGCTCATAATCAAAGAAGAGATGGTGATAAATTTGCAAGTAGAAGTAAGAAGTGTATGTTTATTGGATATCCATATGGAAAGAAAGGATGGAAACTGTTTGATTCAGAAACAGAAAACATTTTTGTGTCCCGAGATGTTGAATTCATTGAAACTGAATTTCCTTTTGTTGTAGCTACTACTTTAAGAAAAGATGATCTTCCTAATAATTGGAATTTTGCAGAATCTGTTCATGATGCAATTGATGATATAGATGAAATAGATCACACACTTAGCATCCAAAGAAGTAATGATATGGGAGTGGAGAATATAAGGAGTGTGTTGGATGTGGGGATTGAGGCAGGTACTTCACAGTATACAAACATAGATGAAACAATGCTCTCATCCACTACATCCACCACATCAACAAATGAGAAGGTTGATGACTAA